Sequence from the Aerococcus tenax genome:
AACCGGATACCATTATTGCTATTGGTGGGGGATCGGTTATGGACTCCGCTAAGATCATGTGGCTCTTCTATGAACGTCCTGACGTTGACTTCCGCGACCTGGTTCAAAAATTCATGGATATTAGAAAACGGGCCTTCCGTTTCCCAGCCCTCGGTGACAAAGCCCAATTAGTGGCTATCCCAACCACCTCAGGGACAGGTTCCGAAGTAACGCCTTTTGCGGTCATTTCCGATAAGAAGAACAATAAGAAGTACCCGCTTGCTGACTACGCCCTCTTACCTAAGGTAGCTATCGTGGATTCCAGCTTTGTCGAAAAGGTACCAAGTCGGGTGACCGCCGCTACCGGGATGGACGTCTTAACCCACGCTATTGAAGCTTATGTATCTATCTTTGCCTCGGACTATACCGATGGACTCTCCCTCCAAGTCATTAAGATTGTCTTTGACTACTTGGAAAAATCAGTCAAAGACTTTGACCCGCTAGCTAGAGAGAAGATGCATAATGCGGCAACCATGGCGGGGATGGCCTTCGGTAACGCCTTCTTGGGAATTGTTCACTCCATGTCCCATAAGATCGGTGGGGTCTTCCATACCGTTCACGGGGAAAACAATGCCATCCTCCTACCTTATGTGATCCGCTACAATGGGGAAAAACCAGGTAAGCTTTCTACCTGGCCAAAATACAACTACTACAAGGCCGGCGAACGTTACCAAGACATTGCCCGTATGTTAGGCTTAAAGGCTAATACTGTTGAAGAAGCCGTTGCTTCCTTGGCTCAAGCCTGCTATGAACTCGGTGAAAAAGTCGGTCTCCCAATGAGCTACCAAGTCCAAGGTCTTGACAAGAAAGAATGGGAAAAGGCCTTAGAACAACTGGCTTATGATGCTTATGAAGACCAATGTACCCCATTAAACCCTCGTCTGCCATTAGTTCCTGATATGATGGCCATGATGCGGGCTGCTTACCAAGGTTATGGAAAGGCTCCAGAGCCAATTAAGAATAAGTAAGAAATTCCTCTTGTATAGATAGAAAAAAAGTGAGCCCCAGCAGCTCACTTTTTTCGTCTCTTATCATATTTTATTAATTCACACGGTTCTTTTGCCAGATGAAGCCCATGTGGCGGCCTTTAGTTTGGTTTTGACGATAGGAGAAGCCTTGGGGGCTGGCATAGGTGTCCATGGAGTCCACTTGGATGTTTTCGGGGCGGATACCTAGACTGAGGCATTGATTTCTAACAACGGCTTGGTTATCAATGTGCCACTTACTCGTGTCGGCTTGGTAGGAGATATTTCCCTCTGAACCCTCCAAGTTCTTGAATTGAAGATAAACATCCTCATCGACTTCAAAGTGTTTTTGGGATAGGGCTGGGCCAATTTGGACCTGGATATTTTCTGCTTTGACCTCAGGATGGTCGGCAAAGATTTGCTCAAAGGTTACATGGGTAATGTTTTGGACCGTTCCCCGCCAACCGGAATGGATGACGCCGATCAGGGGAGTCTTTTGGTCGTAGAAGAGAATAGGGACGCAGTCAGCCGTGAAAATCCCTAACATGAGGTCATCATCAAAGCTGTAGAGGGCGTCGGTTTGGGGGATGGCTGTGTCATTAGTTAGGGCGCCCTTACCGCCGTCAGCCAGGGAAACTTCCACTGCCCGTTTGGAGTGACTTTGATGGGCTTGGACAAAGTGGTCGGGACTTATATGGGTTGCTTGGAAAAAAGCCCGGCGGTTAGATAAGACCGCATTGAAGTTCTGGTAGGAATGGATCCCCATATTGCCCTCCTCGGGTAATTCGGGATCTCTTAGGGTAATTCCCATTTGTAAGTGGGGATTATTTTGATAGTAGTGAATACTCATCAGGAACACTTCCTTCTATATAATAATGGCAAAGTATCTTGCTTATTATAAGCGGATTTTTTCCCACCCGCAATCTTTAGGCTTTTTTTATTAAATGATGTTGGTGAGCATTCGTTCTGCTTTTGAATTTTGGTCGTTGAAAAGCCATGGCATCGGTTCGGGCCAAGGTCCCTCACCTAGCGAGCTTCAAAGGGCTAGTAAGGCTAAAGCCAACTATCCCTAATTCACATCGCTTGCTTGTTCATGGCTAACGACCCAATTCAAAGCGCCACTCATGCTCATAGCTTCTTATCAAGAGAAATCTTGCTTAATTAATGCTCACCAACAGTAAAAAAAATAAAAGTCTCATTTTAGACAGTCGCAAGCGATCTGATTTCCTGGATAGTGACTCTAGGGAAAATTTGTTATACTAGGGAAAGATTCTTTAAGAGGAGTGCTTGTTGTGAATAAGGAAAACCATGGTTTTGTTGAAAGTGAAAAAATCGTTTCAAAAGAGCAAGGAGCGGTCATCCACCAATTTCGCCATCCGGCTTCAGGGGGCCAGGTGATTTGGATTGCAAATGATGACCCCCACCGGGCCTTTGGAATCGGTTTTTTAACCCCAGCTAAGGATTCTACGGGGGTGGCCCATATTGTTGAACATACGGTCCTATCTGGCTCGCGGAAGTATCCCGTCAAAGACCCCTTCATGTACATGCTCAAAAGCTCCATGAATACTTTTTTAAATGCCATGACTTATAAGGACATGACTCTCTTTCCGATTTCGTCCATGAATGAGACCGACTTTGAGAACTTAATGTCGATTTATTTGGATGCGGTCTTTTTCCCGCGGATGTATGAAGAAGAAAATATCTTCCGCCAAGAAGGCTATCATAAGGAACTCCACCATCTGGAAGATCCTATCACCATTACCGGGGTGGTCTACAATGAAATGCGGGGCGTTTATTCCGATGCGGACGCGGAGGTCTGCCAGCAAATTGACGCCAACTTCCATCTCAAGACGAGCGTGGCTTATGAATCGGGTGGTTATCCCTATGACATCCCTAAGCTCTCCTACCAAGATTTTCTTGCCTTCCATAAGAAACATTACCGGCCTGATAATGCCTTAGTGGTTGTCTATGGGGATGTCAACATCGATCGGGTCCTGGATCAGATTGATGGGGAGTATTTCTCACATTTCGAGCCTAGTGATGACCAGATCCAATTAGAATTAGCTGACCTTCCTGCTGGCGACCGGCGGATGACCCTTTATTTTGATGCTGATGACAAGCAGGAGGCTGAAGGGCTGGCTTACCTGTCCTATAATATTCCTTTTTCAAAAAATCAGAGGGTTGAAGATGGCTTTTTATATGGGATTATCATGAACGCTCTAGCCAACGGCGAGTCCAGCCCCCTCCATAAGGCTCTAGTTGAGGGCGGCTACTGCCAAGATGTGTCAGTCTATAGCTCAGGGACTTATTACAATGACTTTTCCCTAGTTTTAGAAAAGGTTGATCCTGACCAGGTTGATACCATTATTGAAGTGATTGAAAGGACCTTAAAGAAAATTGCCGACCAGGGCTTAGACCGCGACTTGGTCAAGGCCTGCCTCAACCAAACCGAGCTTCAACTCCGGGAAAAGGGCGGATCTTCACGAGGAGTCAAGACCTTTATCCAATTAATGTCGGCTTGGCGCTATCTAGACCGCCCGCTTGAAGTCTTGTCCTATGAAGAGATTCTCAGTCACTTGGACCAAGTTCTCTCATCCGCTCAACTTGAAGACTTAATCCGAGACCGTCTCGTTGACTTCAACTCGCGCTTAGTCATTGTCCACTTGCCTAAGCAGGGTTACCACCAAGCCAAAGATCAAGATCTGGCTGAAAGTCTGGCCCAAGAAAAGGCCCAAGCCAGTGACAATGAGCTTGAGGCTTTAATTCAAGAAAATGCCGATTTGAAGGCTTACCAAGAAGCTCCCGATAGTCCAGCAGCCCAAGCTAGTCTACCAAAACTGACCTTAGCTGATATTGAAGCAGAAATTACCGATGCTAGTGAAGAAGAGATCAATCACCCGACCTTAGGTAAGGTGCTCTACCATCCGCAAGCTGCTAGCCAAGGGATTGCCTACTTTAATTTTTCTTTTTCAGCCAATCATTTAACCAGTGACCAGCTCTTTTTATTAAAGACCTGGACCATTCTCCTAGGGGCCTTGGGAACGGCTTCCTATACTTATGATCAAATTGAAGTCCAATTAATCCAGTTAACGGCTGGCTTAACCACTCGACCAAAAATTTATCTGAATAGCCAAGAGCCGGGCCAGTTTAACTTGCAGGTCCAAGCCAGCTTTGCGGCTATGGCAGATAAGAGCCAAGCTGCTTTGGACTTAGTCAAAGAGATCTTAACCAGTACCCGCTTTGAAGATCGCAAACGGATTAGAAATATCCTTGACCGGGTCAAATACCAAATGGAGCAACAATTTGACCAAGCCGGCCATCAATTAGCTATGGGGTTGCTCAAGGCCCAATATTCGTCGGCTCAAGCCACTAGTCAGGCCCTATCTGGCTTAGATTACTATGACCAATTAGCTGATTTCTTGGCTGACTTTGACCGGGCCCTACCCGATCTCCTTGAAGACTTAGCCCATTTCCAAGAGCAAGTGCTCTTTTCCAATACAGCAACAGTAGCGGTGACAGCCAGTCCAAATGATAAAGACCTTTTAGTCGACCAAGTTCACGACTTTTTAGCTGACTTGCCGCAAAGCGCCCAAGCCGGACTGGACCATATGAAAAACCCCGCTCCCTTACATGAAGCGGGTAATATTGGCTTGATATCCAATAGTAATGTTCAATATGTGGTCCAAGGCGGTCCCCTAAATGACTTAAAGGCTGGCCAAAGAGGTCAACTTCCCGTCTTTACTAATATTATGAGTAATGAAATCCTCCATGAAAAAATCCGCGCCCAAGCGGGAGCCTATGGGGCGGGACTGACTATGAGTCCTGCCGGTGGAGTCTTAGCTTATTCCTACCGTGATCCCCATCTGAAACAAAGTCTAGCAGTCTACCAAAATATGGACCAATCCTTCAGGGACTTAGATTTAAACCCAGACTTTGTTGAGCAGCGGATTATTGGTTCCCTTACCCATTATCAGTATCCACTGACCCCTAAAGAAGTCAATGCTCTCAAATTAAAGCGTTACTTCTGTAAGCAAAGCAAGTCCGACCTAGACCAGGAATTCTCTGACCTCATTCATACCCAGCAAGAAGACTTATTGTCACTCAATGATAGCGTCAGTCAAGTGATGGATGATGCTAAGATTGTAGTTTATGGTAACCGCGATAAGCTGCAAGCCAACCAAGAGCTCTTTGACCAATTAAGAGAGTTAAAACGGGATTAATCCACGGATAAAGAGAAGGGAGTATTCCCAAGTGAGCTTAGCTTTCAAAAAACTAGGCTCGCTTTTTGTCTTTTATTATTTATGACCGATAACTAGCTATAAAATTAGATTCATCAATATGATTTTCTAATTCAACCCCAGGTATTGGCCGAAGGAAGCAGCAATAATGGCCAGACCGATAAAGACCCAAAAGGAAATTTTTAAATAATGGTCGAGCTGTTCCTTACCAGGGACCCGGGTCTTGAAGAGACGATAGAGAGCAATAGCGAAGGCAATTAAGCCAAAAATGAAGGCAACGGTATAACGATTCATAATAAACTCCTTTATTAGTGGTTTTAGTCGTTGTATTTCTTAATCATTGTAAGGGAAAAAATCTCCTAGGCAAAGAAGGATAAAATTTGTTTAAGGCTTTGGCTTTTGTTTTGGGAAGTGGTCCTTCCATTATATAATGAATAAAAGAAGCGGAGCGTGAAGAAAGTAATGGCAAAAAGAGGATTTGAAATTGTCAGTTCCTACCAAGATCAAGGGATTCATCTGCCCCAAAGGCAAACCACTTCAGCGGCTGGCTATGACATTGAAGCCGCTGAACGGGTGCTTTTACCCTCCTTTTGGTCGGCGGCGGTCAAAGCGGCTAGTGGTCAAGGGGAAGGCGACCTGGCTAAGATTACCCAACCTACTCTGGTTCCCACTGGGCTTAAGGCCTATATGCCTAGTGATGAATACCTGCAGATTATTTCTCGGTCCAGTAACCCTTGGAAACGTAACCTCACCCTACCTAATGGAGTTGGGATTATTGATAGTGACTACTATAATAATGCCAACAATGAAGGTCACATCTATGTCCAACTGCTCAACTTTGGATTGGAAGATGTGGTGATTGAGAAGGGTGAGCGGATTGCCCAGGGAATTTTTACCCCCTACCTGAAGACTGACCAAGATAGTGGGGGTCTGAAGGAGCGGAGTGGTGGTTTTGGAAGTTCCGGACAATAAGAGAAAGTAGAGGGAAGGAATGGCTAAAAAGAAGCGAAAAACTGTCTACACCTGCCAGGCCTGTGGCTATGAATCGCCTCAGTGGTATGGGAAATGCCCCCAATGTGGAGCTTGGAATACCCTGGAAGAGGAAGTGATTGCGGGTAAGCCCATCCGCCAAGCTGGGACAGAAGTCAATCAGAAAAAAGCCAAGCCTGAACGTCTCAAGGAAGTCAGCCAGGCGGAAGAAAAACGGGTAAAGACTGGCTTAGGCGAGTTCAACCGGGTCCTCGGTGGCGGGGTAGTCCCTGGGTCTTTGGTCCTGATTGGTGGGGATCCTGGTATTGGGAAGTCGACCCTGCTCCTCCAGGTAGCTAAGCAATTAAGTGATAATGGTGGCCGAGTTCTCTATGTTTCTGGGGAAGAAAGTTTGCATCAAATCAAGATGCGGGCCGACCGCTTGGGCTACCAGGATGCGGACTTCTTTGTTTATGCCGAAACCGACCTCTTAGCCATTGAAGCGGCTATTTCTGATACCCAGGCGGATTTTGTGGTGATTGACTCCATCCAAACCATGGTCCATCCCAATAATGAATCTTTAGCCGGTAGTGTCAGCCAGGTCAGAGAAGCGACCGGAGAACTCATGCATATCGCCAAAAGTTCTGGGATCGCCATCTTTGTCGTCGGCCATGTGACCAAGGAAGGTAATATTGCCGGACCGCGGATTCTCGAACATATGGTGGACACGGTCTTATACTTGGAAGGGGAGAAACACAACACCTTCCGGATCCTCAGAGCGGTCAAAAACCGTTTTGGGTCGACCAATGAAATCGGCGTTTTTGACATGAAGAGCCAGGGACTGGAAGAGGTCACCAATCCCAGCCAGCTCTTTTTAGAAGAACGGCTCATGGGAGCCAATGGGTCGGCGGTGGTCGCTTCCATGGAAGGAACCCGTCCGATCCTAACCGAAATCCAAGCCCTCTTGTCGGCCACGGCCTTTGGTAATGCCCGTCGTACGGCCAGTGGTTTGGACTATTCCCGGGTGACTCTCATTATGGCGGTCTTAGAGAAGCGGGCCCATCTCATGTTGCAAAACCAAGACGCCTATCTCAAGTCAACCGGTGGGGTTAAACTGGATGAACCAGCCATTGACCTAGCTATTGCTATAGCTGTGGCTTCCAGTTACTGGGAGAAGGAGACCCAGGCCAGCGATTGCTTTGTGGGTGAGATTGGCCTAACCGGTGAAATTCGCCGGATTTCCCGGATTAATGAACGAATCCAAGAAGCGGAAAAATTAGGATTTAAACGGATTTTTATCCCCTATGGGAATCTCCAGGGCCTGGCGACTGATAGTCAAGATATTGAAATTATTGGCGCCAAGACCCTGACTCAAGTTCTCAAAGAAGTCTTTCCCCCTCAGGGGCGATAGGGAGTATAATTAACTAACACTTAAAAGATATATTGTGTATAATGTAATAGAAAATAAAATAATAGTTATTGAAAGGAGGTGACAAGATGAAACGATTAGATGTATGGGCCAAGATTATTGATTTTCTGTGGTTATTAGTGGGCGCAGGCTTTGGTTACTATCTCCTCCCCATCTTATGGCGGTGGACCAATTTGTCCCACACCTTTATTAATCAAGCGTGGATTAATATCATCATTGGAGCACTTATTTTTCTAATTCTTATTAAATTATTAGAACCGCTTGAAAAGAAACTGGTCAGACGTTTAGAGAAGGAGATTCGCGATCTACCGATCAGCAATATCCTCATCGCCCTCTTAGGGATTGTTATGGGGCTGATTCTGGCTTGGTTGATTAATATTCCTTTGATTGCCTTGGATATTTACTTTATCAGTAATGTCTTGCCGGTTGTTCTAACTATTCTCTTTGCTTTTTTAGGGTATTTTGTCCTCTGGGTGAAGAGTGATGAAATACTGGCCTTCTTCCGTAATATCCGTATCAGTAATTTAAGGGACCGTGTCCAAGACAAGGAGACCGCTAGTGATGAAGAGGAGGCTGAAAGTGAGCCTAGTCCAGCCAAGTCCGATAAGGAGTCGGGTCAAGAGAGCGCAGCATGGGAAAACTTCAAGCCTTATAAGATATTGGATACCAGTGTCATTATTGATGGTCGGATTCTGGACGTCTTAAAGACTGGGATTATCGAAGGGACAATTTTAGTGCCCAACTTTGTTCTCAAGGAACTTCAATACATTGCCGATTCTTCCGATGCCTCTAAGCGGGTTCGAGGACGGCGGGGGTTGGATGTCTTAAATGCTATCCAAGCCTTAGATGACTTGCCGGTGGAATTTTATGCGGGCGACTTTGAAGAAGAGGAAGAAGTGGATTTGAAGTTGCTGCTACTGGCTAAGGAAGTCAATGGGGTGGTAGTGACCAACGACTATAATCTCAACAAGGTCAGCCATTTCCATCAAATTAAGGTCCTCAACTTAAATGAATTAGCCAATGCCATGAAGACCGTGGTTATTCCTGGCGACCGCATGCAAGTCCATATCATTAAAAAGGGAACTGAACGCCAACAAGGGGTTGGTTACTTGGATGATGGCACCATGATTGTGGTGGAAGAAGGACGCTTGCATATGGATGAAGAACTCGAAGTTGAAGTGACTAGTGCCATTCAAACCAATGCTGGGAAGATGATCTTTGCCAAATTAGCCGATGACTAAAAATAAAAAATGCCCAAACCTATTCTGTGGAAGCAGGTCAAAGCAAGCTAGTTGATATTTCTTCAACGGCTTGTTGACCGCTACAGAATGAGCTGGGCATTTTTTGATGGCTTAAGCTTGTTTAGCTTGGAGGACTTGGTCCATGACCTGGATCACTCCGTGGTCATTGTTAGAAGGAGCCAAATATTTAGCGACCGCTTTAATATCGTCATGGGCATTAGCAACGGCATAGCTATATGCGGCGACTTCTAGCATGGGGATATCGTTATAATTATCACCGATGGCTAGCATTTGATGGGGAGCGATTCCCTCGGCTTGGCCCAGATGGCTAATGCCTTGGCCCTTGTCAACACCGGGAGCAGTGATATCAATCCAGTCTAAGCCTGAGACAGCCACTGAGAAGTCATCCCCAAATTTTGGGGCATAGTCTTGGTCATGGTGGGCCTTACTATTATTATTAGGTAGGTAAATGGTGAATTTGTTGGCTGGAAGGTCCAGTTGGGTCAAGTCATCCACATAATTCAGTTGGTAGTAGTAATAGCGCAAGGCTTCATCATAGCGCTTGGCTTCCTTAGTCACATAGGCTCCGTCTAAGCCACACAGGACCCCAATGTTATGGGGGATGGTTTCGGTAAAGCGGGCCATGGCTTGGTAGTTCTTAGGGTCGATTAATTCTTGGTAAAGGGCTTGACCTTGGTAGCTGACATAACCGCCGTTATCAGAGATAAAGGCCACTTGGTCCTCTAAGTGAGGAAACATAGCTCTTAAGGTATAATTGGGGCGTCCACTAGCAATAGCGACCAAGACACCGACTTGGGCGAGCTCTTTCACCAGGCTGGTAAAGCGGTCGGGAAGCTCGCCACTATCGGTAATCAGGGTCTTATCCATATCGATAGCAATGAGGCGGACATTTTCTAAGTTGGGCATGTAAAAATCTCCTCTTCTTTATTCGATTAATTTAGTTTTACTCTATCATATTCTTTGTAGGGAGGCTATTTTCAGCGAACGATATCGGTTGCTTTTCTGTTTCTTTCATGAGAAATTAGTATAATTATATTAATAAGAAGTATTTTGTACAAAAAGGGTGGTCAACTTGTCTTATATTGAACTAAAAGATGTTTGCAAGAGCTATGGCCAAGGCAATAGCCAAGTGATTGCTAACGATAATGTCTCCTTCACCATTGAAGAAGGTGAATTTGTGGTGATTTTAGGACCTTCTGGTGCCGGAAAGTCAACAGTTTTAAATATTTTAGGTGGTATGGACCAGGCCACCAGTGGTGAAATCTGGGTAGCCGGTAAAAATATTGCCAACTTTAATGAACGTGAGCTCACCGCTTATCGCCGCGATAATGTGGGTTTTGTTTTTCAGTTTTATAATTTAATTCCTAATCTAACCGCTAAGGAAAATGTGGAAATGGCAGAGCAGATTGCCGACCAGTCCTTTACCGCTAGCGAGGTTTTAAAGGAAGTGAACTTGGCAGACCGGGAAAATAACTTCCCCGCCCAACTTTCTGGTGGGGAACAGCAACGGGTATCGATTGCTCGGGCTATTGCCAAGAACCCCAAACTCTTACTTTGTGATGAACCTACCGGGGCCTTGGATAATGACACCGGCCAACAAGTGCTCAAGCTCCTACAAAAACAGTCGGTGGAAAATGGCACTACGGTCGTGGTCATTACCCACAACCAAAATATTGCCCACATGGCAGACCGGGTAATCCGGATTAAGAACGGCCAGGTGGAATCCAATGTCACCCAGGACGACCCTAAGCAAGTAGAAGAGATTGAGTGGTAGGCATGAAGAAAACAGCTTTATGGAAGAACGCTTGGCGGGAGATTAGAAATTCCTGGGCACGCTTCCTAGCCCTCTTTGGCATTATTTTATTGGGGACGGGTTTCTTTGTGGGAATCCGGGCCGCAGCGCCAAACATGTTAAACACTTCCAGCCAATATTATGACGATTATTACTTAGAAGACCTTTCCCTCCAGTCAACCTGGGGGATTCGTTCTGAAGATAAGGAAGCTTTGGAAAGGGTGGATGGGATCGATAGCTTATCTTATAAGACGGTCGACCGTCAGTCCGAAGACTCGGAACTGCTTTATCGGATCTTCCCAAATTTCAATGCCTTAGACGCAGAAGTTAACCATTTCAGGGTGAAGGAAGGCCGCCTGCCTGAAAATGACCAAGAGATTGCCCTTGACCATATGTTGGTCGCTGAAAACCAGGTCGACATTGGTATTGGGGATACCATCACTTTCAACCAAGTGGGTAAGTCTGATAATGACAAGGCCCCCCACCTTAAGCAGGATAGCTTCACGGTGGTTGGCTTTGTCGATTCCCCCATGTATATTGATAAGTTAATCCGGGGACAAACTAGCATTGGAGATGGCGCTTTGGATGCCTTTGCGGTGGTAAGTCCGGATGCCTTTGAAGGTGAA
This genomic interval carries:
- the pgeF gene encoding peptidoglycan editing factor PgeF; its protein translation is MSIHYYQNNPHLQMGITLRDPELPEEGNMGIHSYQNFNAVLSNRRAFFQATHISPDHFVQAHQSHSKRAVEVSLADGGKGALTNDTAIPQTDALYSFDDDLMLGIFTADCVPILFYDQKTPLIGVIHSGWRGTVQNITHVTFEQIFADHPEVKAENIQVQIGPALSQKHFEVDEDVYLQFKNLEGSEGNISYQADTSKWHIDNQAVVRNQCLSLGIRPENIQVDSMDTYASPQGFSYRQNQTKGRHMGFIWQKNRVN
- a CDS encoding insulinase family protein codes for the protein MNKENHGFVESEKIVSKEQGAVIHQFRHPASGGQVIWIANDDPHRAFGIGFLTPAKDSTGVAHIVEHTVLSGSRKYPVKDPFMYMLKSSMNTFLNAMTYKDMTLFPISSMNETDFENLMSIYLDAVFFPRMYEEENIFRQEGYHKELHHLEDPITITGVVYNEMRGVYSDADAEVCQQIDANFHLKTSVAYESGGYPYDIPKLSYQDFLAFHKKHYRPDNALVVVYGDVNIDRVLDQIDGEYFSHFEPSDDQIQLELADLPAGDRRMTLYFDADDKQEAEGLAYLSYNIPFSKNQRVEDGFLYGIIMNALANGESSPLHKALVEGGYCQDVSVYSSGTYYNDFSLVLEKVDPDQVDTIIEVIERTLKKIADQGLDRDLVKACLNQTELQLREKGGSSRGVKTFIQLMSAWRYLDRPLEVLSYEEILSHLDQVLSSAQLEDLIRDRLVDFNSRLVIVHLPKQGYHQAKDQDLAESLAQEKAQASDNELEALIQENADLKAYQEAPDSPAAQASLPKLTLADIEAEITDASEEEINHPTLGKVLYHPQAASQGIAYFNFSFSANHLTSDQLFLLKTWTILLGALGTASYTYDQIEVQLIQLTAGLTTRPKIYLNSQEPGQFNLQVQASFAAMADKSQAALDLVKEILTSTRFEDRKRIRNILDRVKYQMEQQFDQAGHQLAMGLLKAQYSSAQATSQALSGLDYYDQLADFLADFDRALPDLLEDLAHFQEQVLFSNTATVAVTASPNDKDLLVDQVHDFLADLPQSAQAGLDHMKNPAPLHEAGNIGLISNSNVQYVVQGGPLNDLKAGQRGQLPVFTNIMSNEILHEKIRAQAGAYGAGLTMSPAGGVLAYSYRDPHLKQSLAVYQNMDQSFRDLDLNPDFVEQRIIGSLTHYQYPLTPKEVNALKLKRYFCKQSKSDLDQEFSDLIHTQQEDLLSLNDSVSQVMDDAKIVVYGNRDKLQANQELFDQLRELKRD
- a CDS encoding dCTP deaminase/dUTPase family protein produces the protein MAKRGFEIVSSYQDQGIHLPQRQTTSAAGYDIEAAERVLLPSFWSAAVKAASGQGEGDLAKITQPTLVPTGLKAYMPSDEYLQIISRSSNPWKRNLTLPNGVGIIDSDYYNNANNEGHIYVQLLNFGLEDVVIEKGERIAQGIFTPYLKTDQDSGGLKERSGGFGSSGQ
- the radA gene encoding DNA repair protein RadA; translation: MAKKKRKTVYTCQACGYESPQWYGKCPQCGAWNTLEEEVIAGKPIRQAGTEVNQKKAKPERLKEVSQAEEKRVKTGLGEFNRVLGGGVVPGSLVLIGGDPGIGKSTLLLQVAKQLSDNGGRVLYVSGEESLHQIKMRADRLGYQDADFFVYAETDLLAIEAAISDTQADFVVIDSIQTMVHPNNESLAGSVSQVREATGELMHIAKSSGIAIFVVGHVTKEGNIAGPRILEHMVDTVLYLEGEKHNTFRILRAVKNRFGSTNEIGVFDMKSQGLEEVTNPSQLFLEERLMGANGSAVVASMEGTRPILTEIQALLSATAFGNARRTASGLDYSRVTLIMAVLEKRAHLMLQNQDAYLKSTGGVKLDEPAIDLAIAIAVASSYWEKETQASDCFVGEIGLTGEIRRISRINERIQEAEKLGFKRIFIPYGNLQGLATDSQDIEIIGAKTLTQVLKEVFPPQGR
- a CDS encoding PIN/TRAM domain-containing protein, with the translated sequence MKRLDVWAKIIDFLWLLVGAGFGYYLLPILWRWTNLSHTFINQAWINIIIGALIFLILIKLLEPLEKKLVRRLEKEIRDLPISNILIALLGIVMGLILAWLINIPLIALDIYFISNVLPVVLTILFAFLGYFVLWVKSDEILAFFRNIRISNLRDRVQDKETASDEEEAESEPSPAKSDKESGQESAAWENFKPYKILDTSVIIDGRILDVLKTGIIEGTILVPNFVLKELQYIADSSDASKRVRGRRGLDVLNAIQALDDLPVEFYAGDFEEEEEVDLKLLLLAKEVNGVVVTNDYNLNKVSHFHQIKVLNLNELANAMKTVVIPGDRMQVHIIKKGTERQQGVGYLDDGTMIVVEEGRLHMDEELEVEVTSAIQTNAGKMIFAKLADD
- a CDS encoding HAD family hydrolase, whose protein sequence is MPNLENVRLIAIDMDKTLITDSGELPDRFTSLVKELAQVGVLVAIASGRPNYTLRAMFPHLEDQVAFISDNGGYVSYQGQALYQELIDPKNYQAMARFTETIPHNIGVLCGLDGAYVTKEAKRYDEALRYYYYQLNYVDDLTQLDLPANKFTIYLPNNNSKAHHDQDYAPKFGDDFSVAVSGLDWIDITAPGVDKGQGISHLGQAEGIAPHQMLAIGDNYNDIPMLEVAAYSYAVANAHDDIKAVAKYLAPSNNDHGVIQVMDQVLQAKQA
- a CDS encoding ABC transporter ATP-binding protein, which produces MSYIELKDVCKSYGQGNSQVIANDNVSFTIEEGEFVVILGPSGAGKSTVLNILGGMDQATSGEIWVAGKNIANFNERELTAYRRDNVGFVFQFYNLIPNLTAKENVEMAEQIADQSFTASEVLKEVNLADRENNFPAQLSGGEQQRVSIARAIAKNPKLLLCDEPTGALDNDTGQQVLKLLQKQSVENGTTVVVITHNQNIAHMADRVIRIKNGQVESNVTQDDPKQVEEIEW